Proteins encoded together in one Nitrospirota bacterium window:
- the hemB gene encoding porphobilinogen synthase, whose amino-acid sequence MGMFPVTRPRRVRKSKGIRNMVREVSVSVSDFIYPVFAVEGKDINTPIGSMPGCFQKSRDELVKTAREVYSLGIPAIIIFGIPEHKDELGSHAYIDDGVVQEAVKAVKDAVPELVLITDVCLCEYTSHGHCGVVKNGEIVNDATLELLALEALSHAKAGADMVAPSDMMDGRVAAIRNSLDKNGFSEIPIMSYAAKYGSAFYGPFREAAESTPAFGDRKTHQMDPANRREALREVMLDIEEGADIIMVKPALSYLDIISDVKKNTLVPVAAYNVSGEYSMVHAAAERGWIDYEGVMMEILVSIKRAGADLILTYFAIDAAKVLS is encoded by the coding sequence TATGTTTCCGGTAACGAGACCACGCAGAGTCAGGAAAAGTAAAGGGATAAGGAATATGGTCAGGGAGGTCTCTGTCTCTGTCAGTGATTTCATATATCCGGTGTTTGCTGTTGAGGGCAAAGACATAAACACGCCGATTGGCTCAATGCCCGGATGTTTTCAGAAATCTCGGGATGAGCTGGTAAAGACTGCCCGTGAGGTTTACTCTCTGGGAATACCTGCTATAATCATTTTTGGAATACCTGAGCATAAGGATGAACTTGGCTCGCATGCCTATATAGATGACGGAGTTGTACAGGAGGCTGTTAAGGCGGTAAAGGACGCAGTCCCTGAGCTTGTTTTAATAACTGATGTCTGCCTCTGTGAGTACACAAGCCATGGCCACTGCGGAGTGGTAAAAAACGGAGAGATTGTTAATGACGCAACATTAGAGCTGTTGGCTTTGGAGGCACTTTCCCATGCTAAGGCCGGAGCAGATATGGTAGCCCCCTCAGATATGATGGACGGACGGGTGGCAGCAATCAGAAACTCTCTGGATAAAAACGGTTTTTCAGAAATTCCGATAATGAGTTATGCCGCAAAATATGGTTCGGCTTTTTACGGACCTTTTAGAGAGGCAGCAGAGTCAACGCCCGCTTTTGGCGACAGAAAGACGCATCAGATGGACCCGGCAAACAGACGGGAGGCCCTCAGAGAGGTGATGCTTGACATCGAGGAAGGAGCAGATATAATTATGGTAAAACCTGCCCTTTCGTATTTGGATATTATCTCTGACGTTAAGAAAAACACCTTGGTACCGGTTGCAGCCTATAACGTCTCAGGTGAATATTCTATGGTACATGCCGCTGCCGAACGGGGCTGGATTGATTATGAAGGAGTAATGATGGAAATTCTTGTTTCCATAAAACGAGCAGGCGCCGATTTGATTCTTACTTATTTCGCTATTGATGCAGCAAAGGTTCTTTCATGA